The proteins below come from a single Angustibacter sp. Root456 genomic window:
- a CDS encoding alpha/beta hydrolase — translation MTLGAATASGVLVGASAAVAVPHAAKDGVTALTVASGSALVLSLVLLVAAVAATGRLVRGWRGVLAACGATLLALLAVDVVVLPVAASTVPATAVGRRTPAAAGLAFTEVTTTTEDGVRLAGWYLPSTSRAAVVLLHGSGSTRSAVLGQAIVLARSGFGVLALDARGHGRSEGRAMDFGWSGDADVAAGVAFLSTRPDVDPHRIALVGLSMGGEEAIGAAATDPRVRAVVAEGVTGRQAADLRWLSDAYGWRGAAQEGIEAAHTALASALTRRRPPTSLRDAVRQAAPRPVLLIAAAEVADEQHAAADLKRASPATVRVWVVPGSGHTEGLRTAPDQWQQRVVGFLTTATR, via the coding sequence GTGACGCTCGGTGCGGCGACGGCGTCCGGTGTCCTGGTCGGTGCCAGCGCGGCCGTCGCCGTGCCGCACGCGGCGAAGGACGGCGTCACCGCCCTCACGGTGGCGAGCGGGTCGGCGCTGGTGCTGTCGCTGGTGCTGCTCGTGGCCGCGGTAGCAGCCACCGGCCGGCTCGTCCGCGGCTGGCGCGGCGTCCTGGCGGCGTGCGGCGCGACGCTCCTGGCGCTACTCGCGGTCGACGTCGTGGTGCTGCCGGTCGCAGCCTCCACCGTGCCCGCGACCGCGGTCGGACGCCGTACACCGGCGGCAGCGGGCTTGGCGTTCACCGAGGTGACGACGACCACGGAGGACGGCGTCCGGCTGGCAGGGTGGTACCTGCCGTCGACGAGCCGCGCGGCGGTAGTGCTGCTGCACGGCTCAGGATCGACGCGGTCCGCGGTGCTCGGCCAGGCGATCGTGCTGGCGCGCAGTGGGTTCGGCGTGCTGGCGCTGGACGCGCGGGGACACGGGCGCAGCGAGGGCCGGGCCATGGACTTCGGCTGGTCCGGCGACGCCGATGTCGCCGCGGGGGTGGCGTTCCTCAGCACCCGCCCGGACGTCGACCCGCACCGCATCGCGCTCGTCGGGCTGTCGATGGGCGGTGAGGAGGCGATCGGCGCGGCGGCCACCGATCCGCGCGTGCGCGCCGTCGTCGCCGAGGGTGTGACCGGCCGGCAGGCGGCCGACCTGCGCTGGTTGTCGGACGCCTACGGCTGGCGGGGCGCAGCCCAGGAGGGCATCGAGGCCGCGCACACGGCCCTCGCCAGCGCCCTCACCCGGCGGCGCCCACCGACGTCCCTGCGCGACGCCGTGCGGCAGGCAGCGCCGCGGCCCGTATTGCTCATCGCGGCCGCAGAGGTGGCCGACGAGCAGCACGCCGCGGCCGACCTGAAGCGGGCGTCACCGGCGACGGTGCGGGTCTGGGTCGTACCCGGCAGCGGACACACCGAGGGCCTGCGCACCGCACCCGACCAGTGGCAGCAGCGGGTCGTGGGCTTCCTCACCACCGCCACGCGGTGA
- a CDS encoding DUF4389 domain-containing protein, with translation MTTATTYPTAPPAPQTPGYPVHVDADSEPAPSRWLWLVKWLLALPHYIVLAFLWVAFVVLSVVAFFAIVVTGRYPRAIFDFNVGVLRWSWRVAYYSYGALATDRYPPFTLDDVPDYPARFTVDYPEHLSRGLALVKWWLLALPHYLVVGVFFGSGAWIAYEANGTERWVWGSGLVGILVLVAAVVLAVTGRYPRSVYDLLLGVNRWSLRVAAYASLMTDQYPPFRLDLGAHEMLTSAPPPAPPAPAETPPPALAVNPPPPHPPHPPLDRWTAGRVVSVVVGVLLALASLGLLTAGFAGVVADRTMRDGGGYLMTHVGPVTSSGYAVVTDDVLMEGSSAGGRFWPARLLGDLRVTATQSDPATAVFVGVAPAAQVDDYLAGAAPRVPPGDLDIWVAQASGTGQQQLTWTPARGSWALVVMNSDASRGVDADLDAGATLPALPWVGGALMLLGLVLLVTGTLLVVLPVRAASSGPA, from the coding sequence ATGACGACGGCCACCACGTACCCGACCGCCCCGCCGGCGCCGCAGACGCCGGGCTACCCGGTGCACGTCGACGCCGACAGCGAGCCGGCGCCGTCGCGCTGGCTCTGGCTGGTGAAGTGGCTCCTGGCGCTGCCGCACTACATCGTGCTGGCGTTCTTGTGGGTGGCGTTCGTCGTCCTCAGCGTCGTCGCGTTCTTCGCGATCGTCGTCACCGGGCGCTACCCGCGGGCGATCTTCGACTTCAACGTCGGGGTGCTGCGCTGGTCGTGGCGGGTCGCCTACTACTCCTACGGCGCCCTGGCCACCGACCGCTACCCGCCGTTCACGCTCGACGACGTGCCCGACTACCCGGCACGGTTCACGGTCGACTACCCCGAGCACCTGTCACGCGGTCTGGCGCTGGTGAAGTGGTGGCTGCTCGCGCTGCCGCACTACCTCGTGGTCGGCGTGTTCTTCGGGTCGGGGGCGTGGATCGCCTACGAGGCGAACGGCACCGAGCGCTGGGTGTGGGGCAGCGGCCTCGTGGGCATCCTCGTCCTCGTCGCCGCGGTCGTCCTCGCCGTGACCGGCCGCTACCCCCGCTCGGTGTACGACCTGCTGCTCGGAGTGAACCGCTGGTCGCTGCGCGTCGCCGCCTACGCGTCGCTGATGACCGATCAGTACCCGCCGTTCCGGCTCGACCTCGGGGCGCACGAGATGCTGACCAGCGCCCCTCCCCCCGCACCTCCGGCCCCGGCCGAGACTCCGCCTCCGGCCCTGGCCGTGAACCCCCCGCCGCCGCACCCGCCGCACCCGCCGCTCGATCGCTGGACGGCAGGACGCGTCGTGAGCGTCGTCGTCGGCGTCCTGCTCGCACTGGCCTCGCTCGGCCTGCTCACCGCGGGCTTCGCCGGCGTCGTGGCCGACCGCACGATGCGTGACGGCGGCGGCTACCTCATGACGCACGTGGGCCCGGTGACCAGCAGCGGGTACGCGGTCGTCACGGACGACGTCCTCATGGAGGGCTCGAGCGCCGGTGGCCGCTTCTGGCCCGCTCGCCTGCTCGGCGACCTGCGGGTCACCGCCACCCAGAGCGACCCCGCGACGGCGGTGTTCGTCGGCGTCGCGCCCGCAGCGCAGGTCGACGACTACCTCGCCGGCGCGGCGCCGCGCGTGCCGCCGGGCGACCTCGACATCTGGGTGGCGCAGGCCAGCGGCACCGGCCAGCAGCAGCTCACCTGGACGCCCGCCCGGGGCAGCTGGGCCCTCGTGGTGATGAACTCCGACGCCAGCCGTGGCGTCGACGCCGACCTGGACGCCGGCGCGACGCTGCCCGCGTTGCCGTGGGTCGGCGGAGCCCTGATGCTGCTCGGCCTGGTGCTGCTCGTGACCGGCACGCTACTGGTGGTGCTGCCGGTGCGCGCCGCGAGCTCCGGCCCCGCCTGA
- a CDS encoding cation-transporting P-type ATPase, with protein sequence MDVDQRVGLSDADAAARLAASGPNLLPRPPRVHPLHLLGAQLVHFFAVMLWVAAGLALLAGMPALSVAIAVVVLLNGGFSFAQEYRADRAAERLADLMPARARVRRDGRTRVVDAAELVVDDVVVLEAGDRVGADVRLLGGSRISLNEAMLTGESAPVVAAEGDPAHAGTYVVEGAATAVVTAIGVSTRLAGIATATQNAVRPRSPLARELHRVVRVVAVVAVAVGVAFFAVSLLLGKGGSESFLFAVGVTVALVPEGLLPTVTLSLARAAQRMAGRHALVRRLESVETLGSTTYICTDKTGTLTLGVMSVVEVWTPDGTVTVTGAEYAPTGVITGVAAARVALHRAATSATRCAPHAHAATSATRCAPHAHAVERGGTWLPVGDPMEVALHVLGERAAVVPSPLPLAQHPFDPRRRRSSVVDAEGVHVIGAPDSVLPVCRTSHPDADAAVDALTRRGLRVLAVAHRAATPPDESPHTSNAAVERDLQLLGVIALEDPPRPDVADAIASCRLAGIRIAMVTGDHPATALSIAREVGLVGGEALVVAGDELPSDDGALGELLDRDEVVVARVTPEDKLRIARALQARGHVVAMTGDGVNDGPALRTADIGIAMGASGTDVAREAADMVLLDDHFGTIVAAVELGRSTFANIRRFLTYHLTDNVAELTPFVVWALSGGSVPLAITVLQVLALDIGTDLLPALALGAEQPSRYTMVGRRRQRSLIDRSVAARAFGVLGPAEAAGSMAAFIAVLLLGGWHVGVAPSATLLATASGTAFTAIVLGQLANAFACRSESRWVGRTGLRGNRLLLLAVAVELLTLLVFLVLPPLPELLRGQLPTPVGWGLALLTPPLVLAADTAAKAARRRDVRPQ encoded by the coding sequence GTGGACGTCGACCAGCGCGTTGGTCTGAGCGACGCGGACGCCGCGGCCCGGCTCGCCGCGTCCGGGCCCAACCTGCTGCCTCGTCCCCCTCGGGTGCACCCGCTGCACCTGCTGGGGGCCCAGCTGGTGCACTTCTTCGCCGTCATGCTGTGGGTCGCCGCCGGCCTGGCGCTGCTCGCCGGGATGCCCGCGCTGTCGGTGGCGATCGCCGTCGTCGTGCTGCTCAACGGTGGCTTCTCGTTCGCCCAGGAGTACCGCGCCGACCGAGCCGCCGAGCGGCTGGCCGACCTCATGCCGGCACGAGCGAGGGTCCGGCGCGACGGCCGCACGCGGGTCGTCGACGCCGCGGAGCTGGTGGTCGACGACGTCGTCGTGCTCGAGGCCGGTGACCGCGTCGGCGCCGACGTCCGGCTGCTAGGGGGATCTCGCATCAGCCTGAACGAGGCGATGCTCACCGGAGAGAGCGCCCCCGTCGTTGCGGCAGAAGGTGATCCGGCGCACGCCGGCACCTACGTCGTCGAGGGTGCCGCGACGGCCGTCGTCACCGCGATCGGCGTCTCGACGCGGCTGGCCGGTATCGCGACGGCGACCCAGAACGCCGTCCGGCCGCGCAGCCCGCTCGCCCGTGAGCTCCATCGCGTGGTGCGGGTGGTCGCCGTGGTGGCCGTCGCCGTCGGCGTGGCGTTCTTCGCGGTGTCCCTGCTGCTCGGCAAGGGTGGGTCCGAGAGCTTCCTGTTCGCCGTCGGCGTCACGGTCGCCCTCGTGCCCGAGGGCCTGCTGCCGACGGTGACCCTGTCCCTCGCCCGCGCGGCGCAGCGGATGGCCGGCCGCCACGCGCTCGTCCGGCGCCTGGAGTCGGTCGAGACGCTCGGGTCGACCACGTACATCTGCACCGACAAGACGGGCACCCTGACCCTCGGGGTGATGTCGGTGGTGGAGGTGTGGACGCCGGACGGCACCGTCACCGTGACGGGCGCCGAGTACGCGCCGACGGGCGTCATCACCGGCGTGGCCGCGGCCCGGGTGGCGCTGCACCGCGCTGCCACCAGTGCGACGCGCTGCGCGCCGCACGCGCACGCCGCCACCAGTGCGACGCGCTGCGCGCCGCACGCGCACGCCGTCGAGCGGGGCGGCACCTGGCTGCCGGTGGGTGACCCCATGGAGGTGGCGCTGCACGTCCTGGGTGAGCGCGCTGCCGTCGTCCCCTCGCCGCTGCCGCTGGCCCAGCACCCGTTCGACCCCCGGCGGCGGCGGTCGTCGGTGGTCGATGCGGAAGGCGTCCACGTGATCGGCGCCCCGGACTCCGTCCTGCCCGTCTGCCGCACCTCCCACCCCGACGCCGACGCCGCCGTCGACGCGCTCACCCGCCGCGGCCTGCGAGTGCTCGCCGTCGCCCACCGCGCGGCGACGCCGCCTGACGAGTCGCCCCACACCTCGAACGCCGCCGTCGAGCGCGACCTGCAGCTGCTCGGTGTCATCGCCCTCGAGGACCCGCCCCGACCGGACGTCGCGGACGCCATCGCGTCGTGCCGCCTGGCCGGCATCCGCATCGCCATGGTGACGGGCGACCACCCGGCCACGGCCCTGTCGATCGCGCGCGAGGTGGGGCTGGTCGGCGGCGAGGCGCTCGTCGTCGCCGGCGACGAGCTGCCCTCCGACGACGGCGCGCTCGGTGAGCTGCTCGACCGCGACGAGGTCGTGGTCGCCCGGGTCACGCCCGAGGACAAGCTGCGCATCGCCCGCGCCCTGCAGGCGAGGGGGCACGTGGTGGCGATGACCGGTGACGGCGTCAACGACGGCCCGGCGCTGCGTACGGCCGACATCGGGATCGCGATGGGCGCCTCGGGCACCGACGTCGCCCGCGAGGCCGCCGACATGGTGCTGCTGGACGACCACTTCGGCACGATCGTCGCCGCCGTCGAGCTGGGCCGGTCGACCTTCGCGAACATCCGCCGGTTCCTGACGTACCACCTCACCGACAACGTGGCGGAGCTGACGCCGTTCGTCGTGTGGGCGCTGTCGGGTGGCTCGGTGCCGCTCGCGATCACGGTGCTGCAGGTGCTGGCCCTCGACATCGGCACCGACCTGCTGCCCGCACTCGCGCTGGGCGCCGAGCAGCCGAGCCGGTACACCATGGTCGGACGGCGGCGGCAGCGTTCCCTGATCGACCGGTCGGTGGCGGCGCGCGCCTTCGGTGTGCTCGGGCCGGCAGAGGCCGCCGGGTCGATGGCGGCGTTCATCGCGGTGCTGTTGCTCGGCGGCTGGCACGTCGGGGTCGCACCCTCGGCCACGCTGCTCGCCACGGCGTCCGGCACGGCGTTCACCGCCATCGTGCTCGGGCAGCTCGCGAACGCCTTCGCGTGCCGCAGCGAGAGCCGCTGGGTCGGTCGCACCGGCCTGCGCGGCAACCGGTTGCTGCTGCTCGCCGTGGCCGTGGAGCTGTTGACCCTGCTGGTGTTCCTCGTCCTTCCCCCGTTGCCGGAGCTGCTCCGAGGGCAGCTGCCCACCCCCGTCGGGTGGGGCCTCGCGCTGCTCACCCCGCCCCTCGTGCTGGCCGCCGACACCGCCGCCAAGGCGGCCCGACGACGGGACGTTCGCCCTCAGTGA
- the cydC gene encoding thiol reductant ABC exporter subunit CydC has translation MALRRVVAALEPSPGRVLGAVAAGSAALGSAVALAAVSAWLISRAAEHPPVLDLSVAVVAVRALGISRGTFRYVERLASHDVALRGVVRLRERLYERLAWADRAVVSGLRSGELLSRVGADVDLVADVVVRGLLPFAVAAVVCTATITLLAWVLPVAATVVGVALVLALVAAPRLAAVGAGRYERAADGTRAEVSAQVHALLDGATELTVAGRVDERLALLREVDARRGRELDRAARPGAWAAALSALLTGLAVVGALAVGAAATASGRLDGVLLAVVTLTPLALVEVVAPLPAAAVAVVRARGAAERLTALLDAPPAHSAAERPVPTGPQHLRADGVDVGWPGSTPVLRGVTLDLEPGRVVAVVGASGAGKSTLLRTLAGLLEPLRGSVSLDGVALADLDPTALRRTVTLTAEDAHLFATTLRDNLLVARGDATDDQLWAALRLVHLEPWAAALGDGLETVLDPGSVSGGERRRLLLARALLVGSAVVLLDEPAEHLDPVLADRLLRDLVGAARARGVTMVVVTHRLEPLDCVDEVVTIEAAQVTAHSTEGRWTSTSALV, from the coding sequence ATGGCGCTGCGCCGGGTGGTCGCCGCCCTGGAGCCGTCACCTGGCCGCGTGCTCGGCGCGGTGGCCGCTGGAAGCGCCGCGCTGGGCAGCGCCGTCGCGCTGGCGGCGGTGTCGGCCTGGCTGATCTCACGCGCCGCCGAGCACCCACCGGTGCTCGACCTGTCGGTGGCCGTGGTGGCCGTGCGGGCGCTCGGCATCTCGCGCGGCACCTTCCGGTACGTCGAACGGCTGGCCTCGCACGACGTCGCGCTGCGAGGTGTCGTGCGGCTGCGCGAACGGCTCTACGAGCGGCTCGCCTGGGCCGACCGCGCAGTGGTCAGCGGGCTGCGCAGCGGTGAGCTGCTGTCGCGGGTCGGCGCGGACGTCGACCTGGTGGCCGACGTCGTCGTGCGCGGTCTGCTCCCCTTCGCGGTCGCGGCCGTCGTCTGCACCGCGACGATCACGCTGCTGGCGTGGGTGCTGCCGGTGGCGGCGACCGTCGTGGGCGTCGCGCTCGTGCTGGCGCTCGTCGCCGCCCCACGACTCGCCGCGGTGGGCGCAGGACGCTACGAGCGGGCCGCCGACGGCACCCGCGCAGAGGTCTCGGCTCAGGTGCACGCCCTCCTGGACGGCGCCACCGAGCTCACGGTGGCTGGGCGGGTCGACGAGCGGTTGGCGCTGCTGCGCGAGGTCGACGCGCGCCGGGGTCGCGAGCTCGACCGCGCTGCACGTCCCGGCGCCTGGGCGGCCGCCCTGAGCGCCCTGCTCACCGGGCTCGCCGTCGTCGGCGCCCTCGCCGTCGGGGCGGCGGCCACGGCGTCCGGCCGGCTCGACGGCGTGCTGCTGGCTGTCGTGACGCTGACGCCGCTGGCCCTGGTGGAGGTCGTCGCGCCTCTCCCCGCGGCCGCGGTGGCCGTAGTGCGCGCGCGCGGGGCGGCCGAGCGGCTGACCGCCCTCCTGGACGCCCCACCGGCGCACAGCGCCGCCGAGCGCCCGGTGCCGACCGGGCCGCAGCACCTGCGCGCCGACGGCGTCGACGTCGGCTGGCCCGGCTCGACGCCGGTGCTGCGCGGGGTCACGCTCGACCTCGAGCCGGGGCGGGTCGTGGCCGTCGTCGGCGCGAGCGGCGCGGGCAAGTCGACGCTGCTGCGCACTCTGGCGGGGCTGCTGGAGCCGTTGCGCGGCAGCGTGTCTCTGGACGGCGTGGCGTTGGCCGACCTCGATCCCACCGCCCTGCGACGCACGGTCACGCTCACCGCCGAGGACGCGCACCTGTTCGCCACCACGCTGCGCGACAACCTGCTCGTCGCGCGTGGCGACGCCACCGACGACCAGCTCTGGGCGGCCCTGCGGCTGGTGCACCTCGAGCCGTGGGCCGCCGCCCTGGGCGACGGCCTCGAGACCGTGCTCGATCCGGGGTCGGTGTCCGGAGGCGAGCGCCGGCGGCTGCTGCTCGCGCGGGCGCTGCTCGTCGGCAGCGCCGTGGTGCTCCTCGACGAGCCGGCGGAGCACCTCGACCCGGTGCTCGCCGACCGCCTCCTGCGCGATCTCGTCGGCGCGGCCCGGGCTCGCGGGGTCACCATGGTCGTGGTGACCCATCGCCTCGAACCGCTCGACTGCGTGGACGAGGTCGTGACGATCGAGGCCGCGCAGGTCACCGCGCACAGCACGGAGGGGCGGTGGACGTCGACCAGCGCGTTGGTCTGA
- the cydD gene encoding thiol reductant ABC exporter subunit CydD, whose translation MRPLDPRLLRHAHAARGYVALTGGLGVATAGLAVAQAFLLGGVISAVVAGASTAEQTRSLAWLAAVVVARAAVVWAQERYGERAAVAVVADLRHQVTARAVALGPAYLDAATRTSVTTLVTDGLEALRPYLSRYLPQLVMTALVTPALLLAVLTQDLISAATIAVTIPLVPAFMALVGWMTQATAARRLVTMQRLGSQVLDLLAGLPTLVALGRERGPAARVRELGEAHRQATTATLRTAFLSALVLELLTTLSVALVAVGVGLRLLSGHLDLRTALVVLILAPEVYLPLRQVGAQFHASTDGLAAADAAFAVLDRAVPGTGSQSAPDLSHATIEVHGVRVDHPGRRHPAPHDGSLTLRPGTVTALVGSSGCGKSTLAEVVLGLRSPDAGAVTVVSADGTRTALADVERRSWLAQCAWLGQQPLVVPGTLRENVALFGRLDDAQLAAAADRAGLAEVVARLPDGWQTRLGAGGVGLSAGQRQRLALARVLASPAQLVVLDEPSAHLDADTERYVQDAVAELRAEGRTVLVVAHRPALVAEADQVVDLSALPQVA comes from the coding sequence ATGCGCCCCCTCGATCCCCGGCTGCTCCGGCATGCGCACGCGGCGCGCGGGTACGTCGCGCTGACCGGCGGACTCGGGGTCGCGACCGCCGGACTCGCTGTGGCGCAGGCGTTCCTGCTCGGTGGCGTGATCAGCGCGGTCGTGGCGGGCGCGTCGACGGCCGAGCAGACGCGGTCCCTCGCCTGGCTGGCCGCCGTCGTCGTGGCCCGCGCAGCCGTCGTCTGGGCTCAGGAGCGGTACGGCGAGCGGGCGGCCGTCGCGGTGGTCGCCGACCTGCGTCACCAGGTCACGGCGCGAGCCGTCGCCCTGGGGCCGGCCTACCTGGACGCCGCCACTCGGACGTCGGTCACGACCCTCGTCACCGACGGGCTGGAGGCGTTGCGGCCGTATCTGTCGAGGTACCTGCCTCAGCTGGTCATGACCGCGCTGGTGACGCCGGCCCTGCTGCTCGCCGTCCTCACGCAGGACCTCATCTCGGCGGCGACGATCGCTGTGACGATCCCGCTCGTCCCGGCGTTCATGGCTCTCGTGGGCTGGATGACTCAGGCGACGGCGGCGCGGCGCCTGGTGACCATGCAGCGGCTTGGCTCGCAGGTGCTCGACCTGCTGGCCGGCCTGCCCACGCTGGTGGCGCTCGGCCGCGAGCGCGGTCCGGCCGCTCGGGTGCGCGAGCTCGGCGAGGCGCACCGTCAGGCCACCACCGCGACGCTGCGCACGGCGTTCCTGTCCGCCCTGGTGCTCGAGCTGCTCACCACCCTCTCGGTGGCCCTGGTGGCGGTGGGCGTCGGGCTGCGCCTGCTCTCGGGGCACCTCGACCTCCGAACCGCCCTGGTGGTGCTGATCCTGGCGCCCGAGGTCTACCTCCCGCTGCGCCAGGTGGGCGCGCAGTTCCACGCCAGCACCGACGGCCTCGCTGCCGCTGACGCGGCGTTCGCGGTGCTCGACCGCGCGGTGCCTGGGACGGGTTCGCAGTCGGCCCCCGACCTGAGCCACGCCACCATCGAGGTGCACGGCGTGCGCGTCGACCACCCGGGACGCCGTCACCCGGCACCGCACGACGGCTCGCTCACCCTGCGCCCCGGTACCGTCACCGCCCTGGTGGGCAGCAGCGGCTGCGGCAAGTCGACGCTCGCCGAGGTGGTGCTCGGCCTTCGTTCGCCCGATGCCGGTGCGGTCACGGTCGTCAGCGCCGATGGCACACGCACCGCGCTCGCCGACGTCGAGCGTCGCTCCTGGCTCGCGCAGTGCGCCTGGCTCGGGCAGCAGCCGCTCGTCGTGCCGGGCACCCTGCGCGAGAACGTCGCGCTGTTCGGCCGCCTCGACGACGCGCAGCTCGCGGCGGCCGCCGACCGGGCCGGTCTCGCCGAGGTGGTCGCGAGGCTCCCCGACGGCTGGCAGACACGCCTCGGCGCAGGCGGTGTCGGCCTGTCGGCCGGCCAGCGCCAGCGGCTCGCGCTGGCCCGCGTGCTGGCCAGCCCGGCGCAGCTCGTGGTGCTCGACGAGCCGAGCGCCCACCTGGACGCCGACACCGAGCGCTACGTGCAGGACGCCGTCGCCGAGCTGCGGGCTGAGGGACGCACCGTGCTCGTCGTGGCGCACCGGCCCGCGCTGGTGGCTGAGGCCGACCAGGTCGTCGACCTCTCTGCACTGCCGCAGGTGGCGTGA
- the cydB gene encoding cytochrome d ubiquinol oxidase subunit II: MELTTVWFLLIAVLWTGYLVLEGFDFGVGMLLPVVGRGADSAGTDTHRRVLLNTIGPVWDGNEVWLLVAGGATFAAFPEWYATLFSGFYLPLLLILLALIGRGVAFEYRGKVDDPAWRRRWDLVIIVGSFLPSLLWGVAFANIVRGVAIDADRQVTSSLFDLLNPYALLGGLTTLTLFALHGAVFLALKSGGAVRERAGLVAARLAPVALVVAGTFAVWTQLAHGKGWTWAAVVVAAVALLGAVAATRVRREGVAFVLTTLVIVAAVVLIFGSLFPNVMPSTTDPAFSLTTSNAASTPYTLKVMTWIAVGLTPFVLLYQGWTYWVFRQRISAEHIPAHTGLPGRRRLPAQRGVPTQRH; encoded by the coding sequence ATGGAACTCACGACCGTCTGGTTCCTCCTCATCGCCGTGCTGTGGACCGGCTACCTGGTGCTCGAGGGCTTCGACTTCGGCGTCGGCATGCTGTTGCCCGTGGTGGGCCGCGGGGCGGACTCCGCCGGCACCGACACGCACCGACGGGTGCTGCTCAACACCATCGGCCCGGTCTGGGACGGCAACGAGGTGTGGCTGCTCGTGGCCGGTGGCGCGACGTTCGCCGCCTTCCCCGAGTGGTACGCCACCTTGTTCTCCGGTTTCTACCTGCCACTGCTGCTGATCCTGCTGGCGCTGATCGGCCGCGGCGTCGCCTTCGAGTACCGCGGCAAGGTCGACGACCCGGCGTGGCGCCGGCGGTGGGACCTCGTGATCATCGTGGGCTCGTTCCTGCCGTCGTTGCTGTGGGGCGTGGCGTTCGCCAACATCGTGCGCGGGGTGGCGATCGACGCAGACCGCCAGGTCACGTCGTCGCTGTTCGACCTGCTCAACCCGTACGCCCTGCTGGGCGGCCTCACGACGCTCACCCTCTTCGCGCTCCACGGCGCGGTCTTCCTGGCCCTGAAGTCCGGTGGTGCGGTGCGCGAGCGGGCCGGCCTGGTCGCGGCCCGGCTCGCGCCCGTCGCGCTCGTCGTCGCCGGAACGTTCGCCGTCTGGACCCAGCTGGCCCACGGCAAGGGGTGGACCTGGGCCGCCGTGGTCGTCGCCGCCGTGGCCCTCCTCGGTGCGGTCGCCGCCACCCGGGTGCGGCGCGAGGGCGTGGCCTTCGTGCTGACGACCCTCGTCATCGTCGCGGCGGTGGTGCTGATCTTCGGCAGCCTGTTCCCGAACGTCATGCCGTCGACCACCGACCCGGCGTTCAGCCTGACCACCAGCAACGCGGCCTCGACGCCGTACACGCTGAAGGTGATGACCTGGATCGCCGTCGGCCTCACGCCGTTCGTGCTGCTGTACCAGGGCTGGACCTACTGGGTCTTCCGCCAGCGGATCAGCGCCGAGCACATCCCCGCGCACACTGGCCTACCCGGACGCCGACGCCTTCCCGCCCAGCGGGGCGTCCCCACGCAGCGACACTGA
- a CDS encoding cytochrome ubiquinol oxidase subunit I — MDALDLARWQFGIVTVYHFMFVPLTIGLAPLVAIMQTIWVRTNDERWLRLTKFFGKLFLINFAIGVATGIVQEFQFGMNWSEYSRFVGDVFGAPLAIEGLAAFFIESTFLGLWIFGWDRLPRKVHLATIWLAALGTWLSAYFILAANSFMQHPVGVRFNPESGRAELTSIWTLLTNSTTLATFPHTVSGALVVAGTFVAAIATWWAVRAHRRSDLHVADTFRVAIRLGLVALIVGGVGTALSGDAQAKLMFKQQPMKMAAAEALCRTEDGAGFSLFAVGDVENRCDVRQVTIPGLTSFLATGSFDSTLKGVKDLQTEYSAKYGPGSYVPMLPVTYWSFRLMIGFGAVSALLALAGLWTTRQGRTPTDARLGRLALWAIPAPFLANAFGWIFTEMGRQPWVVAPNPSGVDGVRMLVRDGVSKVSAGTVLTSLVSFAVVYGVLAVVWFGLMRRYAAEGLPDVTTTEVRDEDSDKPLSFAY; from the coding sequence GTGGACGCGCTGGACCTGGCCCGGTGGCAGTTCGGGATCGTCACGGTCTACCACTTCATGTTCGTGCCGCTCACGATCGGCCTGGCCCCCCTGGTCGCGATCATGCAGACGATCTGGGTGCGCACGAACGACGAGCGCTGGCTGCGGCTCACCAAGTTCTTCGGCAAGCTCTTCTTGATCAACTTCGCGATCGGCGTGGCCACCGGCATCGTGCAGGAGTTCCAGTTCGGCATGAACTGGAGCGAGTACTCGCGCTTCGTCGGCGACGTCTTCGGGGCCCCGCTCGCCATCGAGGGGCTCGCGGCCTTCTTCATCGAGTCGACGTTCCTCGGCCTGTGGATCTTCGGTTGGGACCGCCTGCCACGCAAGGTGCACCTCGCGACCATCTGGCTAGCCGCCCTGGGCACCTGGCTCTCGGCCTACTTCATCCTGGCCGCCAACTCGTTCATGCAGCACCCGGTGGGCGTGCGGTTCAACCCCGAGTCCGGCCGGGCCGAGCTGACGAGCATCTGGACGCTGCTCACCAACTCCACGACCCTCGCGACGTTCCCGCACACCGTGTCCGGCGCGCTGGTGGTGGCCGGTACGTTCGTCGCCGCCATCGCCACCTGGTGGGCGGTGCGGGCTCACCGGCGGTCCGACCTGCACGTGGCGGACACGTTCCGCGTCGCGATCCGGCTGGGTCTCGTCGCGCTGATCGTCGGCGGCGTGGGCACCGCCCTGTCCGGTGACGCGCAGGCCAAGCTGATGTTCAAGCAGCAGCCGATGAAGATGGCCGCCGCCGAGGCGCTGTGCCGCACCGAGGACGGCGCCGGCTTCAGCCTCTTCGCGGTCGGCGACGTCGAGAACCGCTGCGACGTCCGGCAGGTCACGATCCCCGGTCTGACGTCGTTCCTGGCCACCGGGTCGTTCGACTCGACCCTGAAGGGCGTCAAGGACCTCCAGACGGAGTACTCCGCCAAGTACGGGCCGGGCAGTTACGTGCCGATGCTGCCGGTCACGTACTGGTCGTTCCGGCTCATGATCGGGTTCGGCGCCGTGAGCGCCCTGCTCGCGCTGGCCGGCCTCTGGACGACGCGCCAGGGACGCACTCCCACGGACGCTCGGCTGGGTCGCCTGGCCCTGTGGGCGATCCCCGCACCGTTCCTGGCCAACGCGTTCGGCTGGATCTTCACGGAGATGGGGCGCCAACCCTGGGTCGTCGCACCCAACCCGTCGGGGGTCGACGGCGTCCGAATGCTCGTGCGCGACGGCGTCTCCAAGGTGTCTGCCGGCACGGTGCTCACCTCGCTGGTGTCGTTCGCGGTGGTCTACGGCGTGCTCGCCGTCGTGTGGTTCGGGCTGATGCGCCGCTACGCCGCCGAGGGCCTGCCCGACGTCACCACGACGGAGGTCCGCGACGAGGACTCCGACAAGCCCCTGTCGTTCGCCTACTGA